One part of the Lotus japonicus ecotype B-129 chromosome 2, LjGifu_v1.2 genome encodes these proteins:
- the LOC130737396 gene encoding uncharacterized protein LOC130737396 isoform X3: MCHFIGLLTSVIEERTCVKKSTTSKMMIIELADDKGKIECVLFDEHARFVTEYLSMHSTEEAILVFQFAKIKTFRGKTVLQGVTGASRLSFNPQIPEVLEFWNGRIALHGCDGNQQLGVDVIDIGVVSLFDDFIKNHPQKSVRSLNETMEDGEFIVRAKIMSLLQDDNWWYLACKCHRAVIVEDGHHYCSGCFRRVNYVAPRFRIKIQVSDGDDLAEFVMPDLIAENLINKSCMDILNEVKDPNAFEVAPTIEDTLVGRDLLFKVEKKVVNLYNYEEPYHVKRVCDDSDIIKAYMSNSSAETPILAKFTGAFSVLNVDDYDIDMDIDLLTTCIELGVPDCVKPGYERSKTEHGSCSKSYKRKLEEEFDEEFDSYDFKLKDRKFESD; encoded by the exons ATGTGTCATTTCATAG GATTGTTGACATCAGTTATTGAAGAAAGGACATGTGTGAAGAAGTCAACAACCTCTAAGATGATGATAATTGAGCTTGCTGATGACAA GGGTAAGATTGAATGTGTATTGTTTGATGAGCATGCAAGATTTGTAACTGAGTATCTGTCTATGCATTCAACTGAAGAAGCAATATTGGTATTCCAGTTTGCCAAAATTAAAACATTTAGAG GTAAAACTGTTCTTCAAGGTGTGACTGGTGCATCGAGGCTCAGTTTTAATCCCCAAATACCAGAGGTTTTGGAATTTTGGAATGG TAGGATTGCTTTGCATGGCTGTGATGGTAATCAGCAACTCGGAGTTGATGTTATTGACATAGGGGTGGTTTCATTATTTGATGATTTTATAAAGAATCACCCACAGAAGTCTGTTCGATCTTTGAATGAGACTATGGAG GATGGGGAGTTTATTGTTAGGGCTAAAATAATGTCTCTCCTACAAGATGACAATTGGTGGTACCTAGCATGCAAGTGCCATCGTGCTGTAATTGTTGAAGATGGTCATCATTACTGCAGTGGATGTTTTAGGCGCGTGAATTATGTTGCTCCAAG GTTTAGAATAAAGATACAAGTTTCTGATGGGGATGATTTAGCTGAATTTGTGATGCCTGACTTAATAGCTGAAAATCTGATCAACAAGTCTTGTATGGATATACTTAATGAAGTCAAG GACCCAAATGCCTTTGAAGTTGCACCTACTATTGAAGACACATTGGTGGGAAGAgatttgttgtttaaggttgaGAAGAAAGTGGTAAATTTATATAACTATGAGGAGCCATATCATGTGAAACGTGTTTGTGATGATTCAGATATTATAAAGGCTTACATGTCCAATTCATCTGCTGAGACTCCTATTTTG GCAAAGTTTACTGGTGCATTTTCTGTTTTGAATGTGGATGACTATGACATTGATATGGATATTGATTTACTGACAACCTGTATTGAGCTTGGGGTTCCTGATTGTGTTAAGCCTGGATATGAAAGGAGTAAAACTGAACATGGGAGTTGTTCTAAATCCTACAAGAGAAAGCTGGAGGAAGAATTTGATGAGGAGTTTGATTCATATGATTTTAAGTTGAAGGATCGAAAGTTTGAGTCAGATTAG
- the LOC130737396 gene encoding replication protein A 70 kDa DNA-binding subunit E-like isoform X1: protein MFLKWGDKFIEGNVYKITFGRLIPNMGGYRATEHPYKIFFIDNTTVVQCENTEIPMWGLSLKNSDQVRAVSGQADHLVGLLTSVIEERTCVKKSTTSKMMIIELADDKGKIECVLFDEHARFVTEYLSMHSTEEAILVFQFAKIKTFRGKTVLQGVTGASRLSFNPQIPEVLEFWNGRIALHGCDGNQQLGVDVIDIGVVSLFDDFIKNHPQKSVRSLNETMEDGEFIVRAKIMSLLQDDNWWYLACKCHRAVIVEDGHHYCSGCFRRVNYVAPRFRIKIQVSDGDDLAEFVMPDLIAENLINKSCMDILNEVKDPNAFEVAPTIEDTLVGRDLLFKVEKKVVNLYNYEEPYHVKRVCDDSDIIKAYMSNSSAETPILAKFTGAFSVLNVDDYDIDMDIDLLTTCIELGVPDCVKPGYERSKTEHGSCSKSYKRKLEEEFDEEFDSYDFKLKDRKFESD from the exons atgtttttgaaatGGGGGGATAAATTTATTGAGGGGAATGTTTACAAGATAACCTTTGGAAGACTAATTCCAAATATGGGAGGTTACCGTGCAACTGAACACCCATACAAGATTTTTTTCATTGACAATACTACTGTGGTTCAATGTGAGAACACCGAAATTCCAATGTGGGGATTGTCACTGAAGAATTCTGATCAAGTTAGAGCTGTTTCTGGGCAAGCTGATCATTTAGTTG GATTGTTGACATCAGTTATTGAAGAAAGGACATGTGTGAAGAAGTCAACAACCTCTAAGATGATGATAATTGAGCTTGCTGATGACAA GGGTAAGATTGAATGTGTATTGTTTGATGAGCATGCAAGATTTGTAACTGAGTATCTGTCTATGCATTCAACTGAAGAAGCAATATTGGTATTCCAGTTTGCCAAAATTAAAACATTTAGAG GTAAAACTGTTCTTCAAGGTGTGACTGGTGCATCGAGGCTCAGTTTTAATCCCCAAATACCAGAGGTTTTGGAATTTTGGAATGG TAGGATTGCTTTGCATGGCTGTGATGGTAATCAGCAACTCGGAGTTGATGTTATTGACATAGGGGTGGTTTCATTATTTGATGATTTTATAAAGAATCACCCACAGAAGTCTGTTCGATCTTTGAATGAGACTATGGAG GATGGGGAGTTTATTGTTAGGGCTAAAATAATGTCTCTCCTACAAGATGACAATTGGTGGTACCTAGCATGCAAGTGCCATCGTGCTGTAATTGTTGAAGATGGTCATCATTACTGCAGTGGATGTTTTAGGCGCGTGAATTATGTTGCTCCAAG GTTTAGAATAAAGATACAAGTTTCTGATGGGGATGATTTAGCTGAATTTGTGATGCCTGACTTAATAGCTGAAAATCTGATCAACAAGTCTTGTATGGATATACTTAATGAAGTCAAG GACCCAAATGCCTTTGAAGTTGCACCTACTATTGAAGACACATTGGTGGGAAGAgatttgttgtttaaggttgaGAAGAAAGTGGTAAATTTATATAACTATGAGGAGCCATATCATGTGAAACGTGTTTGTGATGATTCAGATATTATAAAGGCTTACATGTCCAATTCATCTGCTGAGACTCCTATTTTG GCAAAGTTTACTGGTGCATTTTCTGTTTTGAATGTGGATGACTATGACATTGATATGGATATTGATTTACTGACAACCTGTATTGAGCTTGGGGTTCCTGATTGTGTTAAGCCTGGATATGAAAGGAGTAAAACTGAACATGGGAGTTGTTCTAAATCCTACAAGAGAAAGCTGGAGGAAGAATTTGATGAGGAGTTTGATTCATATGATTTTAAGTTGAAGGATCGAAAGTTTGAGTCAGATTAG
- the LOC130737396 gene encoding replication protein A 70 kDa DNA-binding subunit E-like isoform X2, translating into MFLKWGDKFIEGNVYKITFGRLIPNMGGYRATEHPYKIFFIDNTTVVQCENTEIPMWGLSLKNSDQVRAVSGQADHLVGLLTSVIEERTCVKKSTTSKMMIIELADDKGKIECVLFDEHARFVTEYLSMHSTEEAILVFQFAKIKTFRGKTVLQGVTGASRLSFNPQIPEVLEFWNGIALHGCDGNQQLGVDVIDIGVVSLFDDFIKNHPQKSVRSLNETMEDGEFIVRAKIMSLLQDDNWWYLACKCHRAVIVEDGHHYCSGCFRRVNYVAPRFRIKIQVSDGDDLAEFVMPDLIAENLINKSCMDILNEVKDPNAFEVAPTIEDTLVGRDLLFKVEKKVVNLYNYEEPYHVKRVCDDSDIIKAYMSNSSAETPILAKFTGAFSVLNVDDYDIDMDIDLLTTCIELGVPDCVKPGYERSKTEHGSCSKSYKRKLEEEFDEEFDSYDFKLKDRKFESD; encoded by the exons atgtttttgaaatGGGGGGATAAATTTATTGAGGGGAATGTTTACAAGATAACCTTTGGAAGACTAATTCCAAATATGGGAGGTTACCGTGCAACTGAACACCCATACAAGATTTTTTTCATTGACAATACTACTGTGGTTCAATGTGAGAACACCGAAATTCCAATGTGGGGATTGTCACTGAAGAATTCTGATCAAGTTAGAGCTGTTTCTGGGCAAGCTGATCATTTAGTTG GATTGTTGACATCAGTTATTGAAGAAAGGACATGTGTGAAGAAGTCAACAACCTCTAAGATGATGATAATTGAGCTTGCTGATGACAA GGGTAAGATTGAATGTGTATTGTTTGATGAGCATGCAAGATTTGTAACTGAGTATCTGTCTATGCATTCAACTGAAGAAGCAATATTGGTATTCCAGTTTGCCAAAATTAAAACATTTAGAG GTAAAACTGTTCTTCAAGGTGTGACTGGTGCATCGAGGCTCAGTTTTAATCCCCAAATACCAGAGGTTTTGGAATTTTGGAATGG GATTGCTTTGCATGGCTGTGATGGTAATCAGCAACTCGGAGTTGATGTTATTGACATAGGGGTGGTTTCATTATTTGATGATTTTATAAAGAATCACCCACAGAAGTCTGTTCGATCTTTGAATGAGACTATGGAG GATGGGGAGTTTATTGTTAGGGCTAAAATAATGTCTCTCCTACAAGATGACAATTGGTGGTACCTAGCATGCAAGTGCCATCGTGCTGTAATTGTTGAAGATGGTCATCATTACTGCAGTGGATGTTTTAGGCGCGTGAATTATGTTGCTCCAAG GTTTAGAATAAAGATACAAGTTTCTGATGGGGATGATTTAGCTGAATTTGTGATGCCTGACTTAATAGCTGAAAATCTGATCAACAAGTCTTGTATGGATATACTTAATGAAGTCAAG GACCCAAATGCCTTTGAAGTTGCACCTACTATTGAAGACACATTGGTGGGAAGAgatttgttgtttaaggttgaGAAGAAAGTGGTAAATTTATATAACTATGAGGAGCCATATCATGTGAAACGTGTTTGTGATGATTCAGATATTATAAAGGCTTACATGTCCAATTCATCTGCTGAGACTCCTATTTTG GCAAAGTTTACTGGTGCATTTTCTGTTTTGAATGTGGATGACTATGACATTGATATGGATATTGATTTACTGACAACCTGTATTGAGCTTGGGGTTCCTGATTGTGTTAAGCCTGGATATGAAAGGAGTAAAACTGAACATGGGAGTTGTTCTAAATCCTACAAGAGAAAGCTGGAGGAAGAATTTGATGAGGAGTTTGATTCATATGATTTTAAGTTGAAGGATCGAAAGTTTGAGTCAGATTAG
- the LOC130737396 gene encoding uncharacterized protein LOC130737396 isoform X4, whose translation MMIIELADDKGKIECVLFDEHARFVTEYLSMHSTEEAILVFQFAKIKTFRGKTVLQGVTGASRLSFNPQIPEVLEFWNGRIALHGCDGNQQLGVDVIDIGVVSLFDDFIKNHPQKSVRSLNETMEDGEFIVRAKIMSLLQDDNWWYLACKCHRAVIVEDGHHYCSGCFRRVNYVAPRFRIKIQVSDGDDLAEFVMPDLIAENLINKSCMDILNEVKDPNAFEVAPTIEDTLVGRDLLFKVEKKVVNLYNYEEPYHVKRVCDDSDIIKAYMSNSSAETPILAKFTGAFSVLNVDDYDIDMDIDLLTTCIELGVPDCVKPGYERSKTEHGSCSKSYKRKLEEEFDEEFDSYDFKLKDRKFESD comes from the exons ATGATGATAATTGAGCTTGCTGATGACAA GGGTAAGATTGAATGTGTATTGTTTGATGAGCATGCAAGATTTGTAACTGAGTATCTGTCTATGCATTCAACTGAAGAAGCAATATTGGTATTCCAGTTTGCCAAAATTAAAACATTTAGAG GTAAAACTGTTCTTCAAGGTGTGACTGGTGCATCGAGGCTCAGTTTTAATCCCCAAATACCAGAGGTTTTGGAATTTTGGAATGG TAGGATTGCTTTGCATGGCTGTGATGGTAATCAGCAACTCGGAGTTGATGTTATTGACATAGGGGTGGTTTCATTATTTGATGATTTTATAAAGAATCACCCACAGAAGTCTGTTCGATCTTTGAATGAGACTATGGAG GATGGGGAGTTTATTGTTAGGGCTAAAATAATGTCTCTCCTACAAGATGACAATTGGTGGTACCTAGCATGCAAGTGCCATCGTGCTGTAATTGTTGAAGATGGTCATCATTACTGCAGTGGATGTTTTAGGCGCGTGAATTATGTTGCTCCAAG GTTTAGAATAAAGATACAAGTTTCTGATGGGGATGATTTAGCTGAATTTGTGATGCCTGACTTAATAGCTGAAAATCTGATCAACAAGTCTTGTATGGATATACTTAATGAAGTCAAG GACCCAAATGCCTTTGAAGTTGCACCTACTATTGAAGACACATTGGTGGGAAGAgatttgttgtttaaggttgaGAAGAAAGTGGTAAATTTATATAACTATGAGGAGCCATATCATGTGAAACGTGTTTGTGATGATTCAGATATTATAAAGGCTTACATGTCCAATTCATCTGCTGAGACTCCTATTTTG GCAAAGTTTACTGGTGCATTTTCTGTTTTGAATGTGGATGACTATGACATTGATATGGATATTGATTTACTGACAACCTGTATTGAGCTTGGGGTTCCTGATTGTGTTAAGCCTGGATATGAAAGGAGTAAAACTGAACATGGGAGTTGTTCTAAATCCTACAAGAGAAAGCTGGAGGAAGAATTTGATGAGGAGTTTGATTCATATGATTTTAAGTTGAAGGATCGAAAGTTTGAGTCAGATTAG
- the LOC130735231 gene encoding uncharacterized protein LOC130735231: MEEMNKHSKSLYASGSQSRGGLHPPKLEVKPKKSSAEFSSTSIIDMLEDDFELLSYGSNDESNDFMSEDENETAYAITSNEFEEYSDIGDMKYTCQYCGALHCPNFVENIRTYNSVFAFTSFGGKIETGLNDGGGPPQFIISGQNYHRIGSLIPNQGEIPKFAQLYIYDTQNEVQNRKLHCRNLDGSSKIKESLIEELLAMVDEFNSLVKSFRMARDFIETHPRSRISLRLFRDRPKDPRVYNLPTVDEVAALIVGDFDSSDCERDIVISDLDGTLRRIPETHTSFLPLQYPLLFPNGEDGYREDISFRDDGDRRVFKKRVRISMREFLAFRIHERKNEDSLILRSRRLFQQFLVDCYSMVEAQRLSYVKANQQTIRRDFLSGLQESVDRGDVHPGSVGTRIVLPASFTGGKRYMFNNCQDAMAICKHVGYPDLFITVTCNPKWPEIQRHVSERGLSANDRPDITCRVFRMKVDEIMGDLKKGEIFGKVSAGMYTIEFQKRGLPHAHILIWLAAGSKLTTPDSIDSVICAELPDPILCPKLFDVVTVYMVHGPCGISRKKSPCMVNGRCSKFFPKKYVGKTSFDVDGYPIYRRRNTGIVVERRGVKLDNGYVVPYNPKLLMKYQAHINIEYCNKSNCIKYLFKYINKGVDRVTVSMNNAGEQNQDVVEVDEIQQYYDCRYLSPCESAWRSFSFDIHEHWPPVKRLSFHLPKQQVILFGDHEPIDSVVERSEKRETMFTAWMAANLKYEEGRHLTYAQYPQYFVYDDKKIEWRPRKRGLSIGRINFIPLGCGEVYYLRLLLNLQSGCTSFDDLRTVDGILQLNFRDACVALGLLENDKEFVDAIIDCAELSAGKSVRELFVFLLQSNSIVKPGEVFEEIWNLLADGILYQRRKLLCQPELRLGDEMLKTLCLVEIEKALVRNGKSLKDFPTMPYPLSNEVPQFDNVLLFNELMFDVDDMVKKHDDHVIKLNKDQKIVYDEVLDAVKDSKGGFFFVYGSGGTGKTFLWKTLTYRLRGERKVVLNVASSGIASLLLPGGRTAHSLFGIPLVLNDDTCCNIRQGSNKADLLKHTSLIIWDEAPMVNRWAFEALDRTLRDIMKFGSPSAAHKPFGGKVVVLGGDFRQTLPIIPKANREEIVMATINSSRLWKFCKVLKLEENMRLKQPGVVENIKQLASFIQWILDVGDGKVGDYNDGECDIEVPEDLLVEVKGDPISSIVMSTYPDIERNYFQDDYFIDKAILAPTLEIVETINQFVLSLAPGKETVYLSCDSIVKLDEDVGMDASWITMEFLNGIKGSGLPDHKLCLKVGVPIMLMRNMDVASGLCNGTRLIVVDLRPKLIYARVLNGNKVGKKVCIPRMSIIPSESGLPVKIQRRQFPVCVCFAMTINKSQGQTLAQVGVFLPRPVFSHGQLYVAISRVKCRDGLKLYVDETGNSPSKHTKNVVYKEVFKNLG; encoded by the exons ATGGAAGAAATGAATAAGCATTCGAAGTCCTTGTATGCATCTGGGAGCCAGTCTAGAGGTGGtt TACACCCGCCGAAATTGGAAGTTAAGCCTAAGAAGTCATCTGCTGAGTTTTCATCCACATCGATTATTGATATGCTTG AGGATGATTTTGAACTACTTTCGTATGGAAGCAATGATGAAAGTAATGACTTTATGAGTGAAGATGAGAATGAGACAGCATATGCTATAACTTCTAATGAGTTTGAAG AATATTCTGATATTGGAGATATGAAATACACATGCCAATATTGTGGTGCTCTCCATTG TCCCAATTTTGTTGAAAATATTAGAACTTATAATAGTGTATTTGCGTTCACATCATTTGGAGGAAAAATCGAAACTGGATTGAATGATGGGGGTGGTCCACCGCAATTTATTATTAGTGGTCAAAATTATCATCGTATTGGGAGTTTGATACCTAATCAGGGTGAGATTCCAAAGTTTGCGCAGTTATACATTTATGACACCCAAAATGAAGTGCAGAACAGAAAGTTACACTGCAG gaATTTGGATGGGAGTAGTAAAATAAAAGAATCCCTAATTGAAGAGTTATTAGCTATGGTTGATGAGTTCAACAGTTTGGTGAAATCCTTTAGAATGGCTAGGGATTTCATTGAAACTCATCCAAGGAGTCGAATTTCTCTGCGATTGTTTAGGGATAGGCCTAAAGATCCAAGAGTTTATAATTTACCTACTGTAGATGAAGTAGCTGCACTTATTGTTGGAGACTTTGATTCTTCTGATTGTGAGAGAGATATTGTCATAAGTGATCTTGATGGGACTCTTAGACGCATTCCTGAGACACACACATCTTTTCTACCATTACAATATCCACTTCTTTTCCCGAATGGAGAGGATGGATACAGAGAAGATATTTCGTTTCGTGATGATGGTGATCGTCGAGTATTTAAAAAAAGAGTTCGAATATCAATGCGTGAATTTTTGGCTTTTAGAATTCATGAAAGGAAGAATGAGGATTCATTGATTTTGCGAAGTagaagattgtttcaacaatttCTTGTGGATTGCTACTCTATGGTTGAAGCTCAAAGATTATCTTATGTCAAGGCCAATCAACAAACTATTCGACGAGATTTTTTATCTGGATTGCAAGAATCTGTCGATAGAGGTGATGTTCATCCAGGATCGGTTGGCACTCGGATAGTTTTGCCGGCTTCATTTACTGGGGGTAAAAGATATATGTTCAACAATTGTCAAGATGCTATGGCCATATGCAAACATGTTGGTTATCCAGATCTATTTATTACAGTAACATGTAATCCGAAGTGGCCTGAAATCCAACGACATGTTTCTGAAAGGGGGTTGAGTGCAAATGATCGCCCGGACATAACATGTAGGGTATTTCGCATGAAAGTTGATGAGATAATGGGTGATTTGAAGAAAGGTGAAATTTTCGGCAAAGTTAGTGCAg GGATGTATACTATTGAGTTTCAGAAGCGTGGTTTGCCACATGCGCATATACTTATATGGTTAGCTGCTGGGTCAAAGTTAACAACACCTGATTCAATTGATTCGGTTATATGTGCTGAGTTGCCAGATCCAATTCTGTGTCCAAAGTTATTTGATGTTGTGACGGTATACATGGTTCATGGCCCATGTGGTATTAGTAGAAAGAAGTCCCCATGCATGGTGAATGGTCGGTGTTCGAAGTTTTTTCCCAAAAAATATGTTGGCAAGACTTCGTTTGATGTTGATGGCTATCCCATTTATCGGAGAAGGAATACAGGGATTGTTGTGGAGAGAAGAGGTGTTAAGTTGGATAATGGTTACGTTGTGCCTTATAATCCTAAGCTACTAATGAAGTATCAAGCCCAtattaatattgaatattgcaACAAATCGAATTGCATCAAATATttgtttaaatatataaataaagggGTTGATCGGGTAACAGTTTCGATGAATAATGCTGGTGAGCAAAATCAAGATGTTGTAGAGGTTGATGAGATAcaacaatattatgattgtcgCTATTTATCACCTTGTGAATCTGCCTGGcggtcattttcttttgatattCATGAACATTGGCCACCTGTTAAAAGATTGTCATTCCATCTACCAAAGCAACAAGTAATTTTATTTGGTGATCATGAACCAATTGATTCAGTGGTTGAACGTTCAGAAAAGCGAGAGACTATGTTTACTGCATGGATGGCAGCTAACTTGAAATATGAAGAAGGTAGGCATCTAACTTATGCACAATATCCTCAATATTTTGTGTATGATGATAAGAAGATTGAGTGGCGGCCTAGGAAAAGAGGTCTTTCTATAGGAAGGATCAACTTTATACCGTTGGGTTGTGGTGAGGTTTATTATCTCCGATTATTGTTGAACTTGCAATCTGGATGCACAAGTTTTGATGACTTGCGAACTGTTGATGGTATTCTTCAATTAAACTTTCGAGATGCTTGCGTAGCCTTGGGGTTGCTTGAGAATGACAAGGAATTCGTAGATGCTATAATTGATTGTGCAGAATTGTCTGCGGGTAAATCTGTGAGGGAACTCTTTGTCTTCTTGCTACAATCGAACTCTATTGTAAAACCTGGTGAAGTCTTTGAGGAAATATGGAATCTCCTTGCTGATGGAATTCTTTATCAAAGAAGGAAATTGCTTTGCCAACCAG AGCTTCGTTTGGGTGATGAAATGTTGAAAACCCTTTGTTTAGTTGAAATAGAGAAGGCTTTAGTAAGGAATGGAAAAAGTCTAAAGGATTTCCCAACAATGCCATATCCTTTGTCAAATGAAGTGCCCCAatttgataatgttttattattCAATGAGTTAATGTTTGATGTTGATGATATGGTGAAGAAGCACGATGATCATGTTATTAAGTTAAATAAAGACCAAAAGATTGTATATGATGAGGTTTTGGATGCAGTGAAGGATTCCAAAGGAGGTTTCTTTTTTGTGTATGGTTCGGGTGGCACTGGTAAAACTTTCTTGTGGAAGACCTTAACATATAGGTTAAGAGGAGAGCGGAAAGTTGTATTGAATGTTGCATCCAGTGGTATAGCTTCTCTCTTACTTCCTGGTGGTAGGACTGCACACTCTTTATTTGGTATTCCACTTGTGTTAAATGATGATACTTGTTGCAATATTAGGCAAGGTAGTAATAAGGCGGATTTGCTAAAGCACACAAGTTTAATTATATGGGATGAGGCGCCGATGGTGAATAGGTGGGCATTTGAAGCCTTGGACAGAACTTTACGTGATATTATGAAATTTGGAAGTCCATCTGCAGCACATAAACCTTTTGGTGGTAAAGTGGTTGTTTTAGGTGGAGATTTTAGGCAGACCCTTCCCATTATTCCAAAAGCAAATCGTGAAGAAATTGTGATGGCCACGATTAACTCATCCAGGCTTTGGAAATTTTGTAAGGTTTTGAAACTAGAAGAAAATATGCGTTTGAAACAACCCGGTGTTGTAGAAAACATTAAACAATTGGCAAGTTTTATCCAATGGATACTTGATGTTGGTGATGGTAAGGTAGGTGATTACAATGATGGGGAATGTGACATAGAAGTTCCTGAAGATTTATTGGTTGAGGTTAAAGGGGATCCAATTTCAAGTATAGTGATGTCAACTTATCCTGATATTGAAAGAAATTATTTTCAAGATGATTACTTTATTGACAAGGCAATTCTTGCTCCTACATTAGAAATTGTTGAAACTATTAACCAATTTGTTTTGTCGTTAGCACCTGGTAAGGAAACAGTTTATTTGAGTTGTGATAGCATAGTGAAATTGGATGAAGATGTTGGGATGGATGCAAGTTGGATTACCATGGAATTTCTAAACGGCATTAAGGGTTCTGGTCTACCTGATCATAAGTTATGTTTGAAGGTTGGAGTGCCTATTATGTTGATGCGAAACATGGATGTTGCAAGTGGGTTGTGTAATGGGACTAGGTTGATTGTTGTAGATCTCAGACCTAAGCTAATATATGCAAGAGTATTAAATGGGAACAAAGTTGGGAAGAAAGTTTGCATACCACGTATGAGTATCATCCCATCTGAAAGCGGGTTACCTGTGAAGATTCAACGAAGGCAATTTCCAGTTTGCGTTTGCTTTGCAATGACCATTAACAAGAGCCAGGGTCAAACATTAGCTCAAGTTGGGGTTTTCTTGCCTAGACCTGTGTTCTCGCATGGTCAATTGTACGTTGCTATTTCAAGAGTTAAATGTAGGGATGGTTTAAAACTGTACGTTGATGAAACCGGAAATTCACCATCGAAGCATACAAAGAATGTCGTGTACAAGGAGGTATTTAAGAATTTGGGATGA